From Flavobacterium alkalisoli, the proteins below share one genomic window:
- a CDS encoding VOC family protein, with protein MKKNKLVEMNNIGIVVENLDNAILFFEEIGLTLEGRGMVEGIWAGQVTGLGNQSVEVAMMVTPDGCSRLEISKFLSPATISDHRKAPVNSLGYLRVMFKVDNLEELVSRLIRQGAKLVGEIVQYENIYRLCYIRGVEGLLIGIAEQLKENDQTKIKSED; from the coding sequence ATGAAAAAAAATAAATTGGTTGAAATGAATAATATTGGTATTGTTGTTGAAAACCTTGACAATGCCATTTTATTTTTTGAAGAAATAGGTTTGACTCTTGAAGGACGCGGAATGGTGGAGGGCATTTGGGCAGGACAAGTGACAGGGCTTGGAAATCAGTCCGTAGAAGTTGCGATGATGGTTACTCCTGACGGATGCAGTCGGCTTGAAATTTCAAAGTTTCTCTCACCTGCAACTATATCAGACCATAGGAAGGCACCTGTGAATTCCCTTGGTTATTTACGGGTAATGTTCAAAGTGGATAATCTCGAAGAGTTAGTGTCCAGGCTTATCAGGCAAGGAGCGAAACTTGTAGGCGAAATAGTCCAATATGAGAATATCTACCGGCTCTGCTACATTCGTGGAGTTGAAGGATTGCTGATTGGGATTGCAGAACAATTGAAAGAGAATGACCAGACAAAAATAAAATCAGAAGATTAA
- a CDS encoding dodecin family protein, producing MATLKVIEVLAESDKGWDDAAQKAITTASKSLHGIRSIWVKNLNAVVVHGKITSWRMDCKISFQLDGEG from the coding sequence ATGGCAACACTTAAAGTAATAGAGGTTCTTGCAGAATCGGATAAAGGATGGGACGATGCAGCCCAAAAAGCGATAACCACAGCTAGTAAATCATTACACGGTATCAGATCCATATGGGTTAAAAATCTGAATGCGGTAGTAGTACACGGAAAAATCACCTCATGGAGGATGGATTGCAAAATAAGCTTTCAGTTGGATGGGGAGGGATAA